A window from Pseudomonas moraviensis encodes these proteins:
- the pssA gene encoding CDP-diacylglycerol--serine O-phosphatidyltransferase, with protein MSERPEEPNKASDAESLLPIDEHIEEGHDAEGRKVRHRGIYLLPNLFTTANLFAGFYSIINSMSAQAALSAGDSVNASKYFAFAAIAIFVAMVLDGLDGRVARMTNTQSAFGAEYDSLSDMVAFGVAPALLAFGWALGDMGKVGWMVAFIYVAGAALRLARFNTQVGTADKRYFIGLASPAAAGVVAGIVWAFSDYGIQGSKMSFLVALMVAAAGMLMVSNIKYNSFKELDLKGRVPFVAILAVVLVFAVVFSDPPRILLLVFLAYAASGPVQYLLRLRRHKNAE; from the coding sequence ATGAGCGAACGTCCCGAAGAGCCGAACAAGGCTTCCGACGCCGAAAGCCTGCTGCCCATCGATGAACACATCGAAGAAGGGCACGACGCTGAAGGTCGCAAAGTCCGGCATCGTGGTATCTATCTGCTGCCGAACCTGTTCACCACTGCCAACCTGTTCGCAGGCTTCTACTCCATCATCAACTCGATGAGCGCCCAGGCCGCCCTGAGTGCCGGTGACTCGGTGAATGCGAGCAAGTACTTCGCTTTCGCTGCGATCGCGATCTTCGTCGCGATGGTGCTGGACGGCCTCGATGGCCGCGTGGCGCGCATGACCAATACGCAAAGTGCCTTCGGCGCCGAGTACGACTCGCTGTCGGACATGGTCGCATTCGGTGTCGCGCCGGCATTGCTGGCCTTCGGTTGGGCATTGGGCGACATGGGCAAGGTTGGCTGGATGGTCGCCTTCATCTATGTGGCGGGCGCAGCGTTGCGTCTGGCGCGCTTCAACACTCAGGTCGGCACGGCGGATAAACGCTACTTCATCGGTCTGGCCAGCCCAGCGGCGGCAGGCGTCGTGGCGGGCATTGTCTGGGCGTTCAGCGATTACGGCATCCAGGGTTCGAAGATGTCGTTCCTGGTCGCGCTGATGGTTGCGGCCGCCGGCATGCTGATGGTCAGCAACATCAAGTACAACAGCTTCAAGGAGCTGGATCTCAAAGGTCGCGTGCCGTTCGTGGCGATCCTGGCGGTGGTGCTGGTATTCGCTGTTGTGTTCAGCGATCCGCCGCGCATTCTGCTGCTGGTGTTCCTCGCTTACGCGGCGTCCGGCCCGGTGCAGTACCTGTTGCGTCTTCGTCGTCACAAAAACGCCGAGTGA
- the ilvC gene encoding ketol-acid reductoisomerase — protein MKVFYDKDCDLSIIQGKKVAIIGYGSQGHAQACNLKDSGVDVTVGLRKGSATVAKAEAHGLKVTDVASAVAAADLVMILTPDEFQSSLYKNEIEPNIKKGATLAFSHGFAIHYNQVVPRADLDVIMIAPKAPGHTVRSEFVKGGGIPDLIAIYQDASGNAKNVALSYAAGVGGGRTGIIETTFKDETETDLFGEQAVLCGGTVELVKAGFETLVEAGYAPEMAYFECLHELKLIVDLMYEGGIANMNYSISNNAEYGEYVTGPEVINAESRQAMRNALKRIQDGEYAKMFISEGATGYPSMTAKRRNNAAHGIEIIGEQLRSMMPWIGANKIVDKAKN, from the coding sequence ATGAAAGTTTTCTACGATAAAGACTGCGACCTGTCGATCATCCAGGGCAAGAAAGTTGCCATCATCGGTTACGGCTCCCAGGGTCACGCTCAAGCGTGCAACCTGAAAGACTCCGGTGTCGACGTTACCGTCGGTCTGCGTAAAGGTTCGGCCACCGTTGCCAAAGCCGAAGCTCACGGCCTGAAAGTGACCGACGTTGCTTCCGCCGTAGCTGCTGCCGACCTGGTCATGATTCTGACCCCGGACGAATTCCAGTCCTCGCTGTACAAGAACGAAATCGAGCCGAACATCAAGAAAGGCGCCACCCTGGCCTTCTCCCACGGCTTCGCGATTCACTACAACCAGGTTGTTCCGCGTGCCGACCTCGACGTGATCATGATTGCGCCGAAAGCCCCGGGCCACACCGTACGTTCCGAGTTCGTCAAAGGCGGCGGTATCCCTGACCTGATCGCGATCTACCAGGACGCCTCGGGCAATGCCAAGAACGTAGCGCTGTCCTACGCCGCTGGCGTGGGTGGTGGTCGTACCGGCATCATCGAAACCACCTTCAAGGACGAGACCGAGACCGACCTGTTCGGCGAACAAGCCGTTCTGTGCGGCGGTACCGTTGAACTGGTAAAAGCCGGTTTCGAAACCCTGGTTGAAGCTGGCTACGCGCCGGAAATGGCCTACTTCGAGTGCCTGCACGAACTGAAGCTGATCGTAGACCTCATGTACGAAGGCGGTATCGCCAACATGAACTACTCGATCTCCAACAACGCCGAGTACGGCGAGTACGTAACCGGCCCGGAAGTGATCAACGCCGAATCCCGTCAGGCCATGCGCAACGCCCTGAAACGTATTCAGGACGGCGAATACGCCAAAATGTTCATCAGCGAAGGCGCAACCGGCTACCCTTCGATGACCGCCAAGCGTCGTAACAACGCCGCTCACGGTATCGAAATCATCGGCGAGCAACTGCGCTCCATGATGCCGTGGATCGGTGCCAACAAGATCGTCGACAAAGCCAAGAACTGA
- the ilvN gene encoding acetolactate synthase small subunit produces MRHIISLLLENEPGALSRVVGLFSQRNYNIESLTVAPTEDPTLSRLTLTTVGHDEVIEQITKNLNKLIEVVKLVDLSESAHIERELMLVKVKATGAQRAEIKRTTDIYRGQIVDVSASVYTVQLTGTSDKLDSFIQSIGTASILETVRSGVTGIARGDKVLSI; encoded by the coding sequence ATGCGGCACATTATTTCCCTGCTTCTGGAAAACGAACCCGGCGCTCTGTCTCGCGTAGTCGGCCTGTTCTCGCAGCGCAACTACAACATTGAAAGCCTGACCGTGGCCCCGACCGAAGACCCGACCCTGTCGCGTCTGACGCTGACCACCGTGGGCCACGATGAAGTGATCGAGCAGATCACCAAAAACCTGAACAAGCTGATCGAAGTGGTCAAGCTGGTGGACCTGTCGGAAAGCGCTCACATCGAGCGCGAACTGATGCTGGTCAAGGTCAAGGCCACTGGCGCCCAACGCGCCGAGATCAAACGCACCACCGATATCTACCGTGGGCAGATCGTCGATGTCAGCGCCAGCGTGTATACCGTTCAGTTGACCGGTACCAGCGACAAGCTCGACAGCTTCATTCAGTCCATCGGCACCGCATCGATTCTGGAAACCGTCCGCAGCGGCGTGACCGGCATTGCTCGCGGCGACAAAGTACTCAGCATCTAA
- a CDS encoding acetolactate synthase 3 large subunit encodes MELLSGGEMLVRFLRDEGVKYIYGYPGGALLHVYDALFKEPEVTHILVRHEQAATHMADGYARATGKAGVVLVTSGPGATNAITGIATAYMDSIPMVIISGQVPSTMVGTDAFQETDMIGISRPIVKHSFMIKHASEIPEVMKKAFYLAQSGRPGPVVVDIPKDMTNPAEKFEYVFPKKAKLRSYSPAVRGHSGQIRKAAEMLLAAKRPVLYSGGGVILGNGSAQLTELAKMLNLPVTNTLMGLGAFPGTDRQFIGMLGMHGSYTANLAMHHADVILAVGARFDDRVINGPAKFCPNAKIIHIDIDPASISKTIKADVPIVGPVESVLTEMVAILKEIGETPNKESVASWWKQVDEWRGDRGLFPYEKGDGSQIKPQTVIETLCEVTKGDAFVTSDVGQHQMFAAQYYTFNKPNRWINSGGLGTMGFGLPAAMGIKLSFPDDDVACVTGEGSIQMNIQELSTCLQYGLPVKIVILNNGVLGMVRQWQDMSYGSRHSHSYMESLPDFIKLAEAYGHVGVRITESKDLKSKMAEAFAMKDRLVIIDVAVDTSEHVYPMQIKDGSMRDMWLSKTERT; translated from the coding sequence GTGGAGCTTTTATCTGGCGGTGAGATGCTCGTCCGCTTTTTGCGTGACGAAGGCGTCAAATATATCTACGGGTACCCGGGTGGTGCTCTCCTGCATGTTTACGATGCCCTGTTCAAAGAACCGGAAGTGACCCACATCCTGGTTCGTCACGAACAAGCGGCGACCCATATGGCTGACGGCTACGCCCGTGCCACCGGTAAAGCCGGCGTGGTATTGGTGACATCCGGTCCAGGCGCCACAAACGCCATCACCGGTATCGCCACCGCCTATATGGACTCGATTCCGATGGTGATCATTTCCGGTCAGGTGCCAAGCACCATGGTCGGCACCGACGCGTTCCAGGAAACCGACATGATCGGCATCTCCCGGCCGATCGTGAAGCACAGCTTCATGATCAAGCACGCCTCGGAAATCCCGGAAGTCATGAAGAAGGCGTTCTACCTTGCGCAATCCGGTCGTCCGGGTCCGGTCGTGGTCGACATCCCGAAAGACATGACCAACCCGGCCGAGAAGTTCGAATACGTTTTCCCGAAAAAAGCCAAGCTGCGTTCCTACAGCCCAGCCGTTCGCGGTCACTCCGGGCAGATTCGCAAAGCAGCGGAAATGTTGTTGGCAGCCAAGCGCCCAGTGCTGTACTCCGGCGGCGGCGTCATCCTCGGCAACGGCTCCGCGCAGCTGACCGAACTGGCAAAAATGCTCAACCTGCCGGTAACCAATACCTTGATGGGCCTGGGCGCTTTCCCTGGCACTGACCGTCAGTTCATCGGCATGCTCGGCATGCACGGCAGCTACACCGCGAACCTGGCGATGCACCATGCCGACGTGATCCTCGCGGTCGGCGCACGCTTCGACGATCGGGTGATCAACGGCCCGGCCAAGTTTTGCCCGAACGCCAAGATCATCCACATCGACATCGACCCAGCGTCGATCTCCAAGACCATCAAGGCCGACGTGCCGATCGTTGGTCCGGTCGAGAGCGTCCTGACCGAAATGGTCGCGATCCTCAAGGAAATCGGCGAGACCCCGAACAAGGAGTCCGTGGCCAGTTGGTGGAAGCAGGTCGATGAATGGCGCGGCGATCGCGGCCTGTTCCCTTATGAAAAGGGCGACGGCAGCCAGATCAAGCCGCAGACCGTGATCGAAACCCTCTGCGAAGTGACCAAGGGCGATGCCTTTGTGACCTCCGACGTGGGTCAGCACCAGATGTTCGCTGCGCAGTACTACACGTTCAACAAGCCTAACCGCTGGATCAACTCCGGTGGTCTGGGCACGATGGGCTTCGGGCTGCCGGCGGCGATGGGCATCAAACTGAGCTTCCCGGACGACGATGTGGCCTGCGTCACCGGCGAGGGCAGTATCCAGATGAACATTCAGGAGCTGTCGACCTGCCTGCAGTACGGCTTGCCGGTGAAAATCGTCATCCTCAACAACGGTGTGCTGGGCATGGTTCGCCAGTGGCAGGACATGAGCTACGGCAGCCGTCACTCGCACTCCTACATGGAATCGCTGCCTGACTTCATCAAGCTGGCCGAGGCCTATGGCCACGTTGGCGTACGCATCACCGAATCGAAAGATTTGAAGTCGAAGATGGCTGAAGCGTTTGCCATGAAGGATCGCCTGGTGATCATCGATGTTGCAGTCGACACCAGCGAGCACGTCTACCCGATGCAGATCAAAGACGGCTCCATGCGCGATATGTGGCTGAGCAAGACGGAGCGTACTTAA
- a CDS encoding DUF4124 domain-containing protein — protein MRTLLLTLLIGLSPWCSAAQIYKWVDAQGVTHFDAQPPQGQPSTTIQTPSSPTPKAAPMPGGGVLGDQKAIDTKVKKQVAEQQAQLKAFCEQARTNLAQLQNNPRLREEVEGDVRRLDDAQRQERIVEAQKQIAENCS, from the coding sequence ATGCGAACGCTCCTCCTCACTCTGCTGATCGGCCTCAGCCCATGGTGCTCGGCTGCTCAAATCTACAAATGGGTCGATGCCCAGGGTGTCACACATTTCGATGCGCAGCCGCCGCAGGGCCAACCGTCGACAACCATACAGACGCCCTCCTCGCCCACGCCGAAAGCTGCGCCGATGCCGGGTGGTGGCGTGCTCGGCGATCAGAAGGCGATTGATACCAAGGTGAAGAAACAGGTCGCCGAGCAGCAGGCGCAACTCAAGGCGTTCTGCGAGCAGGCACGCACGAATCTCGCGCAATTGCAGAACAATCCGCGCTTGCGTGAGGAAGTCGAGGGGGATGTGCGGCGGCTCGACGACGCGCAGCGTCAGGAGCGCATCGTCGAAGCGCAGAAGCAGATTGCCGAGAACTGTTCGTAG
- a CDS encoding YqcC family protein, whose product MDARFPKIADHLLLIERELRALGWWDEVEPSAEALSSVEPFSVDTLDFEQWLQWIFLPRMKMILEQDLPLPNASGIQEMAEMVFAQRNLGGKDRQLQVLLKEFDLLITASR is encoded by the coding sequence ATGGACGCGCGCTTCCCGAAAATCGCCGATCATCTGCTGCTGATCGAGCGAGAACTGCGCGCTTTGGGCTGGTGGGATGAGGTCGAGCCGTCGGCCGAGGCCCTGAGCAGTGTCGAGCCGTTTTCGGTCGACACGCTGGACTTCGAGCAATGGCTGCAATGGATCTTCCTGCCGCGCATGAAGATGATCCTCGAACAGGACCTGCCGCTGCCGAACGCCTCGGGCATTCAGGAAATGGCGGAAATGGTCTTCGCCCAGCGCAACCTTGGCGGCAAGGATCGTCAGTTGCAGGTGCTGCTCAAAGAGTTCGACCTGCTGATCACCGCTTCGCGCTGA
- a CDS encoding tetratricopeptide repeat protein, giving the protein MNKWLIPAVTAVALLSGCSTVQRGSIPVVDSGTAVSNSERIGANGGFRQTTVKRPAQGQTQAIPQGDTGVVVMVPGGGAAVSTPISSSPIVPGPASGGITSGPYNPSAVESAPINSGSYSMPSTPSGIPSTSSGGGLSADEQLDGPVLALLTTAQQQQAGGDLNGASSSLERAQRVAPREPQVLYRLAQVRMAQGDAPQAEQFARRALTMANGRPDLQASLWEIIAQSREKQGDAAGAAQARQKAKVSL; this is encoded by the coding sequence GTGAACAAGTGGTTGATTCCAGCGGTGACCGCCGTGGCTTTGCTCAGCGGCTGCTCCACCGTACAGCGTGGTTCGATTCCCGTGGTGGATTCGGGCACAGCCGTGTCCAACAGTGAACGCATCGGCGCCAATGGCGGTTTCCGCCAGACCACGGTCAAGCGCCCGGCGCAGGGCCAGACTCAGGCGATTCCGCAGGGCGATACCGGCGTGGTGGTGATGGTGCCGGGCGGCGGTGCTGCGGTGTCGACACCGATCAGCTCTTCGCCGATCGTCCCGGGCCCGGCCTCGGGCGGTATCACATCGGGGCCGTATAACCCGTCGGCGGTTGAGTCGGCACCGATCAATTCCGGCAGCTACAGCATGCCTTCCACGCCAAGTGGCATTCCTTCGACCAGCAGTGGCGGCGGCCTGTCGGCGGATGAGCAACTGGACGGCCCGGTACTCGCCTTGCTGACCACCGCGCAACAGCAGCAGGCCGGCGGCGACCTCAACGGTGCTTCTTCCAGCCTGGAGCGGGCGCAGCGTGTTGCCCCGCGTGAGCCACAAGTGCTCTACCGTTTGGCGCAAGTGCGCATGGCCCAGGGCGATGCGCCGCAAGCCGAGCAGTTCGCCCGGCGCGCGCTGACCATGGCCAATGGTCGTCCGGATCTGCAAGCCAGCCTGTGGGAAATCATCGCTCAGTCTCGTGAGAAACAAGGCGATGCCGCCGGCGCTGCTCAGGCCCGTCAGAAGGCCAAGGTTTCCCTGTGA
- the mrcB gene encoding penicillin-binding protein 1B, which translates to MTRSRSPRTKKKPPAKGLSPWLSWAIKLSLVGLVVLAGFAVYLDAVVQEKFSGKRWTIPAKVYARPLELFVGQKLSKDDFLTELDALGYRREAVSNGPGAAAVSGNTVDLNTRGFQFYEGLEKPQPVRVRFSGDYVAELSATNGSKLSVVRLEPLMIGGIYPKNLEDRILIKLDQVPPYLLETLIAVEDRDFYSHWGVSPKSIARAVWINTSGGKMTQGGSTLTQQLVKNFYLTSERSLTRKLTEAMMALLLELHYNKQEILEAYLNEVFVGQDGQRAVHGFGLASQFFFGQPLSELKLHQVALLVGMVKGPSYYNPRRNPERALERRNLVLDVLAQQGVATAEQVEAAKKMPLGVTTRGKLADSSFPGFIDLVKRQLREDYRDEDLTEEGLRIFTSFDPILQMKAEASVNDTFKRLAGRKGSDDVEAAMVVTNPETGEVQAMIGSRQASYAGFNRALDAVRPIGSLIKPAVYLTALEKPSQYTLTSWLSDDPLSVKGANGQVWKPQNYDRRSHGTVFLYQGLAHSYNLSTSRLGLEVGVPNVLKTLGRLGVTREFPAFPSMLLGAGGMTPIEVATMYQTLANGGFNTPMRGIRSVLTAEGEPLKRYPFQIEQRFDPASIYLIQNAMQRVMREGTGSSVYNVLPKTLTLAGKTGTSNDSRDSWFAGFSQDLLAVVWLGRDDNGKTPFTGATGALQVWTSFMRKADPLPLDMPQPDNVVQAWVDSRTGQGSDANCPGAVQMPYIRGSEPPPGAACASETPASPESVMDWVKGWMN; encoded by the coding sequence ATGACTCGATCCCGATCCCCCCGTACCAAGAAAAAACCACCAGCCAAGGGCCTCAGCCCATGGTTGAGCTGGGCCATTAAACTCAGTCTGGTCGGCCTTGTGGTGCTGGCCGGCTTCGCCGTTTACCTCGATGCCGTGGTGCAGGAGAAATTCTCCGGCAAGCGCTGGACCATCCCGGCCAAGGTCTATGCGCGCCCGCTCGAGCTGTTCGTCGGACAGAAGCTCAGCAAGGACGATTTCCTCACCGAACTCGATGCCCTCGGCTATCGCCGCGAAGCCGTGAGCAATGGCCCCGGTGCCGCCGCCGTCAGCGGCAATACGGTCGACCTGAACACCCGTGGCTTCCAGTTTTATGAGGGGCTGGAGAAACCGCAGCCGGTGCGCGTGCGTTTCTCCGGCGATTACGTCGCCGAGCTGTCCGCGACCAACGGTTCGAAGCTGTCGGTGGTGCGCCTCGAACCGCTGATGATCGGCGGCATTTACCCGAAAAATCTTGAAGACCGCATCCTGATCAAGCTCGATCAGGTGCCGCCGTACCTGCTGGAAACCCTGATCGCCGTGGAAGACCGCGATTTCTATAGCCATTGGGGCGTGTCGCCGAAATCGATCGCGCGCGCGGTGTGGATCAACACCTCCGGCGGCAAGATGACCCAGGGCGGCAGTACGCTGACGCAGCAGTTGGTGAAGAACTTCTACCTGACCAGCGAACGCAGCCTGACCCGCAAGCTCACCGAAGCGATGATGGCGTTGCTGCTCGAACTGCATTACAACAAGCAGGAAATCCTTGAGGCCTACCTCAACGAAGTCTTTGTCGGCCAGGACGGTCAGCGGGCGGTGCACGGTTTCGGTCTGGCCAGCCAGTTCTTCTTCGGCCAGCCATTGTCCGAGCTGAAACTGCATCAGGTGGCCTTGCTGGTCGGCATGGTCAAGGGGCCGTCCTACTACAACCCGCGGCGTAACCCGGAGCGTGCGCTGGAGCGGCGTAATCTGGTCCTCGATGTGCTGGCGCAGCAAGGCGTGGCAACTGCCGAACAGGTCGAAGCAGCGAAGAAAATGCCACTGGGTGTAACCACCCGCGGCAAGCTCGCCGACAGCTCGTTCCCGGGCTTCATCGACTTGGTCAAACGTCAGTTGCGCGAAGACTATCGCGACGAAGACTTGACCGAAGAAGGCCTGCGCATCTTCACCAGTTTCGATCCGATCCTGCAGATGAAAGCCGAAGCTTCGGTCAACGACACGTTCAAACGTCTCGCCGGGCGCAAGGGCTCCGATGACGTCGAGGCGGCGATGGTCGTGACCAACCCGGAAACCGGCGAAGTCCAGGCAATGATCGGCAGCCGTCAGGCCAGTTACGCCGGTTTCAACCGGGCACTCGATGCGGTGCGTCCGATCGGCTCGCTGATCAAACCGGCGGTGTACCTCACCGCGCTGGAGAAACCGAGCCAGTACACGCTGACCAGTTGGCTGTCGGACGATCCGTTGTCGGTCAAAGGCGCCAACGGTCAGGTGTGGAAGCCGCAAAACTACGATCGCCGCTCCCACGGCACGGTGTTCCTCTATCAGGGTCTGGCGCATTCCTACAACCTCTCGACTTCGCGTCTGGGCCTGGAAGTCGGCGTGCCGAACGTGCTCAAGACCCTCGGTCGCCTGGGCGTCACCCGTGAATTCCCGGCGTTCCCGTCAATGCTGCTCGGTGCCGGCGGCATGACGCCGATCGAAGTGGCGACCATGTATCAGACGCTGGCCAACGGTGGTTTCAACACGCCGATGCGCGGTATTCGCAGCGTGCTGACCGCCGAGGGCGAGCCGCTCAAGCGTTATCCGTTCCAGATCGAACAGCGTTTCGATCCGGCTTCCATCTACCTGATCCAGAACGCCATGCAGCGGGTGATGCGTGAAGGTACCGGCAGTTCGGTTTATAACGTGCTGCCGAAAACCCTGACGCTGGCGGGCAAGACCGGTACCAGTAACGATTCGCGCGACAGCTGGTTTGCCGGTTTCAGTCAGGATCTGCTGGCGGTGGTCTGGCTCGGTCGCGATGACAATGGCAAGACGCCGTTCACCGGTGCCACCGGTGCGCTGCAGGTCTGGACCAGTTTCATGCGCAAGGCCGATCCGCTGCCGCTGGACATGCCGCAGCCGGACAATGTCGTACAGGCCTGGGTCGATTCGCGCACCGGCCAGGGTTCCGATGCCAACTGCCCCGGTGCGGTGCAGATGCCGTATATTCGCGGCAGCGAGCCGCCACCCGGCGCCGCGTGTGCAAGCGAAACACCTGCCTCGCCGGAATCGGTGATGGACTGGGTCAAGGGCTGGATGAATTAA
- a CDS encoding AAA family ATPase encodes MSQSLIAALQNPALYPHPVEGFQVIETHISWVILTGPFAYKVKKPVNFGFLDFTSLDARAHFCAEELRLNQRLTADLYLDVLPVTGSIETPQLGGDGPAIEYVLKMRQFPQSGLLSTLQANGELTTQHIDALAEQIAHFHLNAPKVPAEHDAGTPDSVMAPVAQNFEQILPFLSDKNDLLQLEALKAWAESSFERLKPLFAQRKAQGFTRECHGDIHLGNATVIDGNVVIFDCIEFNEPFRFTDVWADTGFLAMDLEDRGLKSLARRLISQYLELTGDYQGLEVLNFYKAYRALVRAKVALFSMPADATAVQRATTLRQYRNYANLAESYSTIPSRFMAITHGVSAVGKSHVAMRLVEALGAIRLRSDVERKRLFGEQTVANDVQAGIYSADASAATYARLHEIAEVILHAGFPVVIDATYLKREQRDNAAKIAEATGTPFLILDCNAPQAVIESWLAVRQADKKDPSDATLAVIEAQQANREALTPEEILRSKRVQTNESGTLDTVVAQIRQRLPGL; translated from the coding sequence GTGAGCCAGTCCCTGATCGCTGCCCTGCAAAACCCGGCCCTCTACCCGCATCCCGTCGAAGGATTTCAGGTCATCGAAACCCACATCTCGTGGGTGATCCTCACCGGCCCCTTTGCCTATAAAGTGAAGAAACCGGTGAATTTCGGCTTTCTCGACTTTACCAGCCTCGACGCACGCGCGCATTTCTGCGCGGAAGAGCTGCGCCTCAACCAGCGTCTGACCGCTGATTTGTATCTGGACGTGTTGCCAGTCACCGGCAGCATCGAAACCCCGCAACTCGGTGGCGACGGCCCGGCCATCGAATACGTGCTGAAAATGCGCCAGTTCCCGCAGAGCGGGTTGCTCAGCACGCTGCAAGCCAATGGCGAACTGACCACTCAGCATATCGATGCCCTGGCTGAGCAGATTGCCCATTTCCATCTCAATGCCCCGAAAGTCCCGGCCGAACACGACGCCGGCACACCGGACAGCGTGATGGCGCCGGTCGCGCAAAACTTCGAGCAGATCCTGCCATTCCTCAGCGACAAGAACGACCTGCTGCAACTTGAAGCACTGAAAGCCTGGGCCGAAAGCAGCTTCGAACGCCTCAAGCCGTTGTTCGCCCAGCGTAAGGCGCAAGGTTTCACCCGCGAATGCCACGGTGATATTCACTTGGGCAACGCCACGGTCATCGACGGCAATGTGGTGATCTTCGACTGCATCGAATTCAACGAGCCATTCCGTTTCACTGACGTCTGGGCCGATACCGGCTTCCTCGCGATGGACCTGGAAGACCGCGGCTTGAAATCGCTGGCGCGTCGCCTGATCAGCCAATACCTGGAACTGACCGGTGACTATCAGGGCCTGGAAGTGCTGAACTTCTATAAAGCCTACCGCGCTCTAGTGCGCGCCAAAGTGGCGCTGTTCAGCATGCCCGCGGATGCGACTGCCGTGCAGCGCGCCACCACCCTGCGCCAGTACCGCAACTACGCCAACCTGGCAGAAAGCTACAGCACCATTCCTTCGCGCTTCATGGCCATCACCCACGGTGTTTCCGCAGTCGGTAAAAGCCACGTGGCCATGCGCCTGGTGGAAGCGCTGGGCGCGATTCGCCTGCGTTCGGATGTCGAGCGCAAGCGCCTGTTCGGTGAGCAGACCGTTGCCAACGATGTGCAGGCAGGCATTTACAGCGCCGACGCCAGCGCCGCGACTTACGCGCGCCTGCATGAGATCGCCGAGGTCATCTTGCACGCCGGTTTCCCGGTAGTGATTGACGCGACCTATCTCAAGCGTGAGCAGCGCGACAACGCAGCGAAGATTGCCGAAGCCACCGGCACGCCCTTCCTGATCCTCGACTGCAACGCCCCGCAAGCCGTGATCGAAAGCTGGCTGGCGGTGCGTCAGGCCGATAAAAAGGATCCGTCCGACGCCACCCTCGCAGTCATCGAAGCGCAGCAGGCCAACCGCGAAGCGCTGACGCCGGAAGAAATCCTGCGCAGCAAACGCGTGCAGACCAATGAATCCGGGACGCTGGACACCGTGGTCGCGCAGATCCGTCAGCGCCTGCCAGGTCTGTAA
- a CDS encoding pentapeptide repeat-containing protein, translating to MSQPKLLDTPLYALLHKDDVAGFNNERPQDGLIDMVGGDFRGLDLRELNADNVDFRDAYFRSADLRGIDFRKASLEGASLAHAQISGAYFPPELSADEILMSMNFGTRLRYRTR from the coding sequence ATGAGCCAGCCGAAACTGCTCGACACTCCGCTTTACGCCCTGCTGCACAAAGATGATGTCGCAGGCTTCAACAACGAACGTCCACAGGATGGCCTGATCGACATGGTCGGCGGCGACTTCCGTGGTCTGGACCTGCGTGAACTGAACGCCGATAACGTGGATTTCCGCGATGCGTACTTCCGCTCCGCCGATCTGCGCGGCATCGACTTTCGCAAGGCTTCGCTCGAAGGCGCCAGCCTGGCCCATGCGCAGATTTCCGGGGCGTACTTTCCGCCGGAGCTGAGTGCTGACGAGATCCTGATGTCGATGAATTTCGGCACGCGGTTGCGGTATCGCACTCGCTGA
- a CDS encoding TfoX/Sxy family protein, which translates to MNDELQHLKNLGKTSAQWLHAVGIHSASDLRRLGAVDAYRAVRTRGFRASKVLLYAIEGALMDVHWNDIPAERKDALNKQLEAISARHKN; encoded by the coding sequence ATGAATGATGAACTGCAACACCTGAAAAATCTTGGCAAGACATCGGCGCAATGGCTGCATGCCGTGGGCATCCACAGCGCCTCGGACTTGCGTCGCCTCGGTGCGGTGGATGCCTATCGCGCCGTGCGCACCCGCGGGTTTCGCGCGTCGAAGGTGTTGCTGTATGCGATCGAGGGCGCGTTGATGGACGTGCACTGGAACGACATTCCCGCCGAGCGCAAGGACGCCTTGAACAAGCAGCTCGAAGCCATTTCTGCGCGCCACAAAAACTGA